The Procambarus clarkii isolate CNS0578487 chromosome 91, FALCON_Pclarkii_2.0, whole genome shotgun sequence genome includes a region encoding these proteins:
- the LOC123773997 gene encoding protein zyg-11 homolog B isoform X7, whose protein sequence is MVESPGSLQELVVEFIASHVKEVCTSRFSLNDDTNRLYFRDSNAFCHQKVANHLLMTLDRKGLLDDLNMTLFDPVVLRLSQVTLHHADNVTCKGLKILRSHQIQSVEVKNLSKVSVDELISCFGEWTLNNIQALSVSGSSFTSHISKTNAKGNVLSTKLYVGLSKLKNLHVLNVSGTELASHALLNVCNDLHMLSSLDISNCTKLESVECLRIRKNTLKSLNMYNLKVLRMEETRQVLLDLRELIHLDISENKSNQDPIDRLMPTCPIVPSLLRDRKFGPNLCSLDISGQDQTKLEDLHFFLKTHSKIEFLGLMLTSLCLDTVFLDGYSITCFLQVTGVARADQLVEALRRYPTRMEYVPKILYKIFMLTTHFESPRPDVIKLILPVMNTHHTLSSIQLAGTACLYNLTKGQVGEQIHPHILRDVVHTTLTAMSNFPNHAQLQKNGLLTLCCDRILHEVSFDKYWCARLVLDCLLTFNDPSTDRMAVAICSILAAKISTTQTALLGAKSIYMRKLLSLVQRRMEEGEVDITLKFTLSALWNLTDESPATCEVFLAEKGLNLFLQLLNVFARDAAVETKVLGLLNNIAEVSPLRGALINKHFVAQLKTLLWSPNVDVSYFAAGIVAHLVCASEDSWNEPGISKQDLLEELKEASSR, encoded by the exons ATGGTAGAGAGCCCAGGGAGCCTGCAGGAGCTGGTAGTGGAGTTCATTGCCAGCCATGTTAAAGAAGTGTGCACTTCACGCTTCTCACTTAACGATGACACCAACAGGTTATACTTTAG GGATTCTAATGCATTTTGTCACCAGAAAGTCGCAAACCACCTACTTATGACACTGGATAGAAAAGGTTTACTAGATGATTTAAATATGACTTTATTTGATCCTGTAGTATTACGTTTAAGTCAAGTGACGCTACACCATGCTGATAATGTGACTTGTAAAGGCCTGAAAATCCTTAGAAGTCATCAAATACAGTCTGTTGAAGTGAAAAACCTCTCGAAAGTGTCAGTGGACGAACTTATTAGTTGTTTTGGTGAATGGACACTTAACAATATTCAAGCCTTGAGTGTTAGTGGTTCTTCATTTACATCTCATATATCGAAAACAAATGCTAAGGGTAATGTGCTTTCTACAAAACTGTATGTAGGACTTAGCAAGTTAAAAAACTTGCATGTTCTTAATGTAAGTGGAACTGAATTGGCTTCTCATGCTCTTTTAAATGTGTGTAATGACCTTCACATGTTATCATCACTTGATATTTCCAACTGTACAAAATTGGAATCAGTTGAGTGCTTAAGAATACGAAAAAACACTTTGAAATCACTTAATATGTATAATTTAAAAGTTTTACGGATGGAAGAAACGAGGCAAGTGTTGTTAGATCTCAGAGAACTTATCCATCTTGATATTAGTGAAAATAAAAGTAATCAGGATCCAATAGATAGACTGATGCCAACATGTCCTATAGTTCCAAGTTTGCTCAGGGATCGGAAGTTTGGTCCAAATCTCTGCTCCCTTGATATCTCTGGTCAGGACCAAACTAAGCTAGAAGATCTTCACTTCTTCCTCAAGACTCATTCTAAGATTGAATTCCTGGGGCTAATGCTGACATCCCTCTGCTTAGACACAGTGTTTCTTGATGGCTACAGTATAACG TGCTTCTTACAGGTAACAGGTGTTGCCCGGGCAGATCAACTTGTGGAAGCACTCAGAAGATATCCAACAAGAATGGAATATGTACccaaaatattatataaaatttttaTGCTGACAACTCATTTTGAAAGCCCAAGGCCAGACGTGATCAAG TTGATACTGCCAGTGATGAACACACACCATACCCTGAGTTCCATACAGCTAGCAGGCACAGCCTGCTTGTACAATCTGACAAAGGGTCAGGTAGGAGAACAAATCCATCCTCACATCCTCAGAGATGTTGTCCATACTACACTGACTGCCATGAGCAACTTCCCCAACCATGCCCAG CTTCAAAAAAATGGCCTCCTAACTTTATGTTGTGATCGAATACTACACGAAGTGTCGTTCGATAAGTATTGGTGTGCCCGGCTGGTGTTGGATTGCCTCCTCACTTTCAACGATCCCTCCACTGACAGAATGGCTGTTGCAATCTGCTCCATTTTAGCAGCTAAAATATCTACAACTCAGACTGCCCTCCTGGGTGCAAAG AGCATTTACATGCGCAAGTTGCTGAGCTTGGTGCAGAGGCGGATGGAAGAGGGGGAAGTGGATATTACTCTAAAATTTACACTCTCTGCTTTATGGAATTTGACTG ATGAATCACCAGCAACGTGTGAAGTTTTTTTGGCCGAAAAGGGACTTAATTTGTTTCTTCAACTGCTAAATGTATTTGCCCGAGATGCTGCTGTGGAGACTAAAGTGCTTGGCCTCCTGAACAACATAGCAGAAGTGTCTCCTCTCAGAGGTGCTCTCATTAATAAGCACTTTGTTGCTCAACTCAA GACACTTTTATGGTCGCCAAATGTTGATGTGAGCTACTTTGCAGCTGGGATTGTTGCTCATTTAGTTTGTGCTAGCGAGGACTCGTGGAATGAACCGGGCATATCCAAGCAAGATTTGCTGGAAGAACTC AAAGAAGCATCAAGTAGGTAG
- the LOC123773997 gene encoding protein zyg-11 homolog B isoform X2 has protein sequence MVESPGSLQELVVEFIASHVKEVCTSRFSLNDDTNRLYFRDSNAFCHQKVANHLLMTLDRKGLLDDLNMTLFDPVVLRLSQVTLHHADNVTCKGLKILRSHQIQSVEVKNLSKVSVDELISCFGEWTLNNIQALSVSGSSFTSHISKTNAKGNVLSTKLYVGLSKLKNLHVLNVSGTELASHALLNVCNDLHMLSSLDISNCTKLESVECLRIRKNTLKSLNMYNLKVLRMEETRQVLLDLRELIHLDISENKSNQDPIDRLMPTCPIVPSLLRDRKFGPNLCSLDISGQDQTKLEDLHFFLKTHSKIEFLGLMLTSLCLDTVFLDGYSITVTGVARADQLVEALRRYPTRMEYVPKILYKIFMLTTHFESPRPDVIKLILPVMNTHHTLSSIQLAGTACLYNLTKGQVGEQIHPHILRDVVHTTLTAMSNFPNHAQLQKNGLLTLCCDRILHEVSFDKYWCARLVLDCLLTFNDPSTDRMAVAICSILAAKISTTQTALLGAKSIYMRKLLSLVQRRMEEGEVDITLKFTLSALWNLTDESPATCEVFLAEKGLNLFLQLLNVFARDAAVETKVLGLLNNIAEVSPLRGALINKHFVAQLKTLLWSPNVDVSYFAAGIVAHLVCASEDSWNEPGISKQDLLEELGKVVTSWEQPKEEMVAYRSFQPFIPLLTALNMHQVQLWAVWALHHVTTKNSKRYCHMLVREGVDDVLRKLVALPASNASVRELAGKVVDVLQENGYTKGL, from the exons ATGGTAGAGAGCCCAGGGAGCCTGCAGGAGCTGGTAGTGGAGTTCATTGCCAGCCATGTTAAAGAAGTGTGCACTTCACGCTTCTCACTTAACGATGACACCAACAGGTTATACTTTAG GGATTCTAATGCATTTTGTCACCAGAAAGTCGCAAACCACCTACTTATGACACTGGATAGAAAAGGTTTACTAGATGATTTAAATATGACTTTATTTGATCCTGTAGTATTACGTTTAAGTCAAGTGACGCTACACCATGCTGATAATGTGACTTGTAAAGGCCTGAAAATCCTTAGAAGTCATCAAATACAGTCTGTTGAAGTGAAAAACCTCTCGAAAGTGTCAGTGGACGAACTTATTAGTTGTTTTGGTGAATGGACACTTAACAATATTCAAGCCTTGAGTGTTAGTGGTTCTTCATTTACATCTCATATATCGAAAACAAATGCTAAGGGTAATGTGCTTTCTACAAAACTGTATGTAGGACTTAGCAAGTTAAAAAACTTGCATGTTCTTAATGTAAGTGGAACTGAATTGGCTTCTCATGCTCTTTTAAATGTGTGTAATGACCTTCACATGTTATCATCACTTGATATTTCCAACTGTACAAAATTGGAATCAGTTGAGTGCTTAAGAATACGAAAAAACACTTTGAAATCACTTAATATGTATAATTTAAAAGTTTTACGGATGGAAGAAACGAGGCAAGTGTTGTTAGATCTCAGAGAACTTATCCATCTTGATATTAGTGAAAATAAAAGTAATCAGGATCCAATAGATAGACTGATGCCAACATGTCCTATAGTTCCAAGTTTGCTCAGGGATCGGAAGTTTGGTCCAAATCTCTGCTCCCTTGATATCTCTGGTCAGGACCAAACTAAGCTAGAAGATCTTCACTTCTTCCTCAAGACTCATTCTAAGATTGAATTCCTGGGGCTAATGCTGACATCCCTCTGCTTAGACACAGTGTTTCTTGATGGCTACAGTATAACG GTAACAGGTGTTGCCCGGGCAGATCAACTTGTGGAAGCACTCAGAAGATATCCAACAAGAATGGAATATGTACccaaaatattatataaaatttttaTGCTGACAACTCATTTTGAAAGCCCAAGGCCAGACGTGATCAAG TTGATACTGCCAGTGATGAACACACACCATACCCTGAGTTCCATACAGCTAGCAGGCACAGCCTGCTTGTACAATCTGACAAAGGGTCAGGTAGGAGAACAAATCCATCCTCACATCCTCAGAGATGTTGTCCATACTACACTGACTGCCATGAGCAACTTCCCCAACCATGCCCAG CTTCAAAAAAATGGCCTCCTAACTTTATGTTGTGATCGAATACTACACGAAGTGTCGTTCGATAAGTATTGGTGTGCCCGGCTGGTGTTGGATTGCCTCCTCACTTTCAACGATCCCTCCACTGACAGAATGGCTGTTGCAATCTGCTCCATTTTAGCAGCTAAAATATCTACAACTCAGACTGCCCTCCTGGGTGCAAAG AGCATTTACATGCGCAAGTTGCTGAGCTTGGTGCAGAGGCGGATGGAAGAGGGGGAAGTGGATATTACTCTAAAATTTACACTCTCTGCTTTATGGAATTTGACTG ATGAATCACCAGCAACGTGTGAAGTTTTTTTGGCCGAAAAGGGACTTAATTTGTTTCTTCAACTGCTAAATGTATTTGCCCGAGATGCTGCTGTGGAGACTAAAGTGCTTGGCCTCCTGAACAACATAGCAGAAGTGTCTCCTCTCAGAGGTGCTCTCATTAATAAGCACTTTGTTGCTCAACTCAA GACACTTTTATGGTCGCCAAATGTTGATGTGAGCTACTTTGCAGCTGGGATTGTTGCTCATTTAGTTTGTGCTAGCGAGGACTCGTGGAATGAACCGGGCATATCCAAGCAAGATTTGCTGGAAGAACTC GGAAAAGTGGTAACAAGTTGGGAGCAACCCAAGGAGGAGATGGTTGCATATCGTTCGTTCCAGCCCTTCATACCACTGCTCACAGCCCTCAATATGCACCAAGTTCAGCTGTGGGCCGTTTGGGCATTACATCATGTCACTACCAAAAATA GCAAACGCTACTGCCACATGCTGGTGCGTGAGGGAGTAGATGATGTCCTTCGAAAATTAGTGGCATTACCTGCTTCTAATGCCTCGGTTCGAGAATTAGCTGGAAAAGTTGTAGATGTACTCCAAGAAAATGGATATACCAAGGGGCTATAA